One part of the Geoanaerobacter pelophilus genome encodes these proteins:
- a CDS encoding CheR family methyltransferase: MPETYVPDNLQISDELFQLFVEFIYDFAGIRLNDQKKTLVTSRFQKRLRALGLTSYHDYYKRVKLDQDECVMMLNCITTNTTKFFRENHHFELLRDELIPSLLESRRSTRKIRIWSAGCSTGEEPYSIAISVWESFLECFPDADPYDPFCGWDVRILATDISTDVLAAAQRGLYNIDQIPAGVPKELLQRYFLKGSKDFSGMVTVKEMLKRIIRFRRLNFKDATYPFSGKFDIIFCRNVMIYFDEAMKSQLLNKFHHYLAHDGHLFLGHSETMFASNQFSPVGITVYRRH, from the coding sequence CGGACAATCTGCAGATCAGTGACGAGCTCTTTCAGCTCTTTGTCGAGTTCATCTATGACTTTGCCGGGATCCGGCTCAACGACCAGAAAAAGACACTGGTGACCTCCCGTTTCCAGAAGCGGTTAAGAGCGCTCGGATTGACCAGTTACCACGACTATTACAAACGGGTCAAGCTGGACCAGGACGAGTGCGTCATGATGCTCAACTGCATCACGACCAATACCACCAAGTTTTTTCGAGAGAACCACCACTTCGAGTTGCTACGTGATGAGTTGATCCCCTCCCTTCTGGAGAGCAGGCGTTCGACCAGGAAGATCCGGATCTGGAGCGCGGGGTGCTCCACTGGAGAGGAGCCTTATTCCATCGCCATCAGTGTATGGGAGTCATTTCTGGAGTGTTTTCCCGACGCTGATCCCTATGACCCTTTTTGCGGCTGGGATGTCAGGATCCTGGCCACTGACATTTCGACCGATGTTCTGGCAGCGGCGCAGCGAGGGTTATATAACATTGATCAGATCCCTGCAGGAGTGCCGAAAGAGCTTTTGCAGCGCTATTTCCTCAAAGGTAGCAAGGATTTCAGCGGCATGGTGACGGTCAAGGAAATGCTGAAGCGGATCATCCGTTTCCGGCGCCTCAACTTCAAGGACGCTACTTATCCGTTTTCCGGAAAGTTCGATATAATCTTTTGCCGCAATGTAATGATCTATTTCGACGAGGCAATGAAGAGCCAATTGTTGAATAAATTTCATCACTACCTGGCTCATGACGGGCATCTGTTTCTCGGCCACTCCGAGACCATGTTTGCCAGCAATCAGTTCAGCCCGGTGGGTATAACCGTATACCGCAGGCATTGA
- a CDS encoding chemotaxis protein CheD produces MKRIILNIGELAVSKEAAILETILGSCVAVCLWDEKLRIGGLNHYLLPYEQPNTPKSTVYGATSIETLVKRIIEAGSDVRNLQAQIFGGGSVITDLDNIFNIGVDNVRIAQEKLHEYDIPIVGSHVRATHGIKVVFRTATGEVTVKPLGRVGAHHVSGSESDAFRRQLPPCKACIMCGSCAELTERRRRGKKG; encoded by the coding sequence ATGAAACGGATTATTCTCAATATCGGCGAGCTTGCCGTTTCAAAGGAGGCCGCGATCCTGGAAACCATCCTGGGCTCATGTGTCGCTGTCTGCCTGTGGGATGAAAAATTGCGTATCGGCGGGCTCAATCATTACCTGTTGCCCTATGAACAGCCGAACACTCCGAAATCGACCGTATATGGAGCAACTTCCATCGAAACGCTTGTGAAGCGGATCATCGAGGCCGGCTCAGATGTGCGCAATTTACAGGCGCAGATCTTTGGCGGCGGCTCGGTCATAACCGATCTGGACAACATATTCAATATCGGCGTTGATAATGTGCGCATCGCGCAGGAAAAACTGCACGAGTATGATATCCCTATAGTGGGTTCTCATGTCAGGGCAACGCATGGCATTAAAGTGGTTTTCAGGACCGCGACCGGCGAGGTGACGGTGAAGCCGTTGGGCCGGGTGGGCGCACATCACGTTTCCGGGAGCGAAAGCGATGCCTTTCGCAGGCAGCTGCCGCCCTGCAAGGCGTGTATCATG